A genome region from Gardnerella vaginalis includes the following:
- the mvk gene encoding mevalonate kinase: MTECNTVANRHASNPCESKNAHNSEHKSERNNEFNNMLVSERAKNRVGRGTTCAKVILFGEHSVVYGYSAVALPLQNLKMHATVTSARAFNDTNTSADEGKRAELCDSSGDLSCQMQNLITLKALGFDGLLRSAPARFASIKTAIQEALRFANWQGEALRIETACDFPPERGLGSSAAAAGAVIRAILDYYSIDASDEKLFEITQDAERVAHGKASGLDATATSAMLQQPVRFLDGKFSRMTISPTIRAWIVLADSGFKGTTKVTVEALRKKRDSQPKIVNALLQELGQIALNAEHDLEFGNIQNIGSSMTRAHKILAELGISTPFLDALVKNACENGALGAKLTGGGGGGCIIAIAQSQEDASKVSIALKNAGAARTWIVEIGQ; this comes from the coding sequence GTGACTGAGTGCAACACTGTAGCGAATCGACACGCATCCAATCCGTGCGAGAGCAAGAATGCGCACAATAGTGAGCATAAGAGTGAGCGCAATAACGAGTTCAATAATATGCTCGTGAGTGAGCGCGCAAAAAATCGCGTCGGCAGAGGCACAACTTGCGCAAAAGTGATTCTTTTTGGCGAACACTCGGTTGTTTATGGGTACAGCGCAGTAGCGCTTCCATTGCAAAATCTTAAGATGCACGCAACAGTAACAAGTGCACGAGCATTCAACGACACAAATACAAGCGCAGACGAAGGCAAAAGAGCAGAATTATGCGATTCGTCAGGAGACCTTAGCTGCCAGATGCAAAACCTCATAACACTTAAAGCATTAGGATTTGATGGTCTTTTACGCAGCGCACCTGCGCGATTCGCATCGATTAAAACCGCAATACAAGAGGCATTACGTTTCGCCAATTGGCAAGGCGAAGCATTGCGAATAGAAACCGCTTGCGATTTTCCACCAGAGCGCGGATTGGGGTCTTCGGCGGCAGCAGCAGGAGCAGTGATTCGCGCAATACTCGACTACTACAGTATTGATGCCAGCGATGAAAAACTATTCGAGATTACACAAGACGCAGAACGCGTTGCGCATGGGAAAGCATCTGGATTAGACGCTACAGCAACTAGTGCTATGCTGCAACAGCCAGTTCGCTTCTTGGATGGCAAATTTAGCCGAATGACCATAAGCCCAACAATACGCGCTTGGATTGTACTAGCCGATTCTGGATTCAAAGGAACAACAAAAGTAACAGTAGAAGCATTACGCAAAAAACGCGATAGTCAGCCGAAAATCGTAAACGCACTTTTGCAAGAGCTTGGTCAAATCGCTCTTAACGCAGAGCATGATTTAGAGTTTGGCAATATACAAAATATTGGATCGAGCATGACTCGCGCCCACAAAATTCTTGCGGAATTAGGCATAAGTACGCCATTTTTAGATGCTCTAGTTAAAAATGCGTGCGAAAATGGTGCTCTAGGAGCAAAACTTACAGGCGGAGGCGGAGGCGGATGCATTATAGCCATTGCGCAAAGTCAGGAGGATGCGTCTAAAGTAAGCATAGCGCTTAAAAACGCTGGAGCAGCTAGAACGTGGATTGTAGAAATCGGGCAATAA